Proteins encoded together in one Acanthopagrus latus isolate v.2019 chromosome 19, fAcaLat1.1, whole genome shotgun sequence window:
- the chodl gene encoding chondrolectin — protein sequence MMAVQALVLLIFGVVQVNGARVVSGQTVCLGGPERTCYKIAYFHDVSSRVAFREACQACEMDGGSLLSIESQAEQRDIENLLQELRSGAAGGAGGRGGIADGDFWIGLTRADGVDQTHPDLSNTFTSCPELYHWTDGSVASFRNWYFDEPSCGGEACVVMYHQPTALPGLGGAYLYQWNDDRCNMKHNFICKYEPESHLVKEHSDSPGGRGTEETAGGGVVKQPAGSEEVPPQVSMAGGMLLVYVIIPTIPLLLLILVASGTCCVQMLSRSAPRTKTTANQSNLWISRTPKPDTTEA from the exons ATGATGGCGGTTCAGGCGCTGGTGCTGCTGATCTTCGGGGTCGTGCAGGTGAACGGAGCGCGAGTGGTGAGCG gtcAGACGGTGTGTTTGGGGGGTCCAGAGCGTACCTGCTATAAAATAGCATATTTCCACGACGTGTCGAGTCGCGTTGCCTTCAGGGAGGCGTGTCAGGCCTGTGAGATGGACGGAGGGTCGCTGCTCAGCATTGAGAGCCAGGCGGAGCAGAGAGACATCGAAaatctgctgcag GAGCTGCGTTcgggagcagcaggaggtgcaggaggcagaggaggcatAGCGGACGGTGATTTCTGGATCGGTCTGACTCGGGCAGATGGAGTTGATCAGACTCATCCTGACCTCAGCAACAcattcacttcctgtccagAACTGTACCACTGGACCGACGGCAGCGTGGCCTCCTTCAG GAACTGGTATTTTGATGAGCCGTCCTGTGGAGGAGAGGCCTGCGTTGTCATGTACCATCAACCAACTGCACTTCCTGGTCTGGGCGGGGCTTATCTCTACCAATGGAACGACGACCGCTGCAACATGAAGCATAACTTCATCTGCAAATATGAACCAG aGAGCCATCTTGTGAAGGAACACAGTGACTCACCTGGAGGGCGGGGCACAG aggagacagcaggtggaggtgtcGTCAAACAACCTGCAGGCAGTGAGGAGGTTCCCCCTCAGGTCTCCATGGCTGGAG gCATGTTACTGGTGTACGTGATCATCCCCACCatccccctgctgctgctcatcctgGTGGCTTCTGGGACATGTTGTGTTCAGATGCTCAGTCGAAG TGCTCCCCGCACCAAGACCACAGCCAACCAATCAAACCTGTGGATCTCCAGGACGCCCAAACCAGACACCACGGAGGCCTGA
- the LOC119008415 gene encoding zinc finger protein 708-like yields the protein MSSGLLEPPEGGEQLCVFLLRHEEAEGTRREVGCQWESPEEERREVGCQSDSAERRDAAVQVDLLSQQLSWRHTGSSAMLLQCFAVRPDGPDGGALLQHCTPNRTRTRTIKPTIKPTQSRSQRRPPLQSRTQNTTKQSPAQHRHRRVSPVTDHQPEEEEEEGEEGEVVEEDTGDPTWTPPEGDVDSHPCPSAVEDVQLDSDSQHLPLGAVKLEPETTMCDVCGKVMKNKSSLVRHSFIHTGKKPFACHLCELRFNRRDNLQHHLNRLHPNGIAKLEKQREVQTWLCAVCGKTFSCRSRLKTHEVIHSGVKPFHCDLCPKAYMRTNDLEHHKKIAHVHGAAESQRSSLLLCDFCGKEFKCKSQLAVHFQTHTGERPHLCDICGRKFGRQYQLKRHKILVHANRVNSEENLSPDALFACAICGKRLKSEAMLTAHSRIHSGDKPHRCSICLRSFQRATCLKQHHVRVHLRVRVNEAPHAIGRRKSSASAKEFPCPICGKVFKFKSLLASHSLTHSEVRPYDCDFCSRSFRRLSHLKRHREVVHANGERLPQSFVCHICGKDKKCRSQLARHVIIHTGERPFACDLCSARFNRSGNLKQHRKRMHGVGAGPHEEGPPILLDDDMMPALTYKQEETVVAVDAAGDGCRAVVSDDADAVQPLATT from the exons ATGTCGTCTGGACTCCTGGAGCCTCCTGAAGGAGGCGAGCAGCTCTGTGTCTTCCTGCTGAGACACGAGGAGGCGGAGGGAACGAGGAGGGAGGTGGGCTGCCAGTGGGAGagtccagaggaggagaggagggaggtgggctGTCAGAGCGactcagcagagaggagagacgctGCTGTCCAGGTGGACCTGCTGAGTCAGCAGCTCAGCTggagacacacag GTTCATCTGcaatgctgctgcagtgttttgcgGTCAGACCTGATGGACCAGACGGTGGcgctctgctgcagcactgcacGCCCAACcggaccagaaccagaaccatcaAACCCACCATCAAACCTACTCAGTCCAGGTCCCAGAGGAGACCACCTCTTCAGAGCAGGACACAGAACACCACCAAACAGAGTCCAGCTCAACACCGTCACCGCCGTGTGTCACCTGTTACTGACCACCaaccggaggaggaggaggaggagggggaggagggggaggtggtggaggaggacacagGTGATCCCACCTGGACTCCACCTGAAGGAG atgTCGACTCTCATCCGTGTCCCTCGGCTGTCGAGGATGTCCAGCTGGACTCGGACTCCCAGCATTTACCTCTGGGTGCGGTGAAACTGGAGCCCGAAACCACCATGTGTGATGTCTGTGGTAAAGTGATGAAGAATAAGTCGAGTCTGGTGCGACACTCCTTCATCCACACGGGGAAAAAGCCATTCGCCTGCCACCTGTGCGAGCTGCGCTTCAACCGCCGCGACAATCTGCAGCACCACCTGAACCGGCTGCACCCCAACGGCATCGCCAAGCTGGAGAAGCAGCGCGAGGTGCAGACGTGGCTGTGTGCGGTCTGCGGGAAAACCTTCAGCTGCAGGTCCCGCCTCAAAACACACGAGGTCATCCACTCAGGAGTGAAACCCTTCCACTGCGACCTCTGCCCCAAAGCTTACATGAGGACCAATGACCTGGAGCACCACAAGAAGATCGCCCACGTCCACGGCGCTGCAGAGTCTCAGCGCTCCAGCTTGCTGCTCTGCGACTTCTGTGGCAAAGAGTTCAAATGCAAGTCGCAGCTTGCAGTCCACTTCCAGACGCACACTGGCGAGCGGCCGCACCTCTGCGACATCTGCGGACGCAAGTTTGGCCGTCAGTACCAGCTCAAACGCCACAAGATCCTGGTCCATGCCAACCGGGTGAACAGCGAGGAAAACCTGTCACCTGATGCGCTGTTTGCCTGCGCCATCTGTGGGAAGCGTCTGAAATCTGAAGCGATGCTCACTGCTCACTCTCGTATCCACTCAGGCGACAAACCTCACCGCTGCAGCATCTGTCTGCGTAGCTTCCAGCGTGCCACCTGCCTGAAGCAGCACCATGTACGGGTTCACCTCAGGGTCAGAGTCAACGAGGCGCCACACGCCATCGGACGCAGGAAGAGCTCTGCGTCGGCGAAGGAGTTTCCGTGTCCAATCTGTGGAAAAGTTTTCAAATTCAAGTCTCTGCTGGCCAGCCACTCTCTGACCCACAGCGAGGTGCGGCCATACGACTGCGACTTCTGCAGCCGCAGCTTCAGACGCCTCAGCCACCTGAAGAGACACCGCGAGGTCGTCCACGCTAACGGAGAGCGCCTGCCGCAGAGCTTTGTCTGCCACATCTGTGGCAAAGACAAGAAGTGCCGTTCGCAGCTCGCCCGACATGTCATCATTCACACCGGAGAGCGGCCGTTCGCCTGTGACCTCTGCTCTGCCCGTTTCAACCGCAGTGGGAACCTCAAGCAGCACAGGAAGCGTATGCACGGTGTGGGGGCGGGGCCTCATGAGGAAGGCCCACCCATCCTGCTTGATGATGACATGATGCCCGCTCTGACTTACAAACAGGAAGAGACGGTGGTGGCTGTCGACGCTGCAGGGGATGGCTGTAGGGCGGTGGTGAGCGACGATGCGGACGCCGTTCAGCCGCTCGCCACCACCTGA